A window of Paenibacillus sp. genomic DNA:
GACCGGTGGGTTCGCGTATACGGCGCTGAATTCCCTCTGACGCCTGAACAGGTGCAAGTGTTGTATATCGACCTTCTGTTTCCTCATCATTACTATGGGATTTGCAAGAACGCATTCGAAAAAGGAAAGCCGGGCGTGGCCAAAAAGTTAGGTAAAAGCATGCGGTTCGAGGAAGGGAAGGTTCCGGTGCTTGAACGGCTCCTGCAAGTTTCGTTAGAGGGAGGTGATCCGGAATGAAGCTGGAAGAAGAGTTCGTCGGGCGGACGGCGCATTTCGCCGAGCTGCTCCGCACCGTGGCCGATCGTCTGGAGGCGGAACATTTTACGATTCGGGGGCTGCCCGTGGCGCTCCCGGACGCTGACATGGAATACAAAATCAGTTACAAACGCGACGCCGGCGGTTACAAGCTTACGATCGGCATTGAATGGATCGGCGAGTAATGTCGAGAGCACCCACCCTCCCAGGGCTGGGTGCTCGTTTTGTCTCACGATCGGGGATACTCCCTTCGTGTGGCGGTTATGCTAACGAAGGATCTCGTTCTGGGTAGTCGGCG
This region includes:
- a CDS encoding amphi-Trp domain-containing protein, with protein sequence MKLEEEFVGRTAHFAELLRTVADRLEAEHFTIRGLPVALPDADMEYKISYKRDAGGYKLTIGIEWIGE